In Candidatus Rokuibacteriota bacterium, the sequence GCGTGGTCGGGACCCTCGGCGACTTCGTCTCGATCAACTCGGCCATCGAGGTGGATCTCCTGGGGCAAGTCAATGCCGAGAGCGTGGAGGGGCGGCAGGTTACGGGCATCGGCGGGCAGTTCGATTTCGTCCTGGGGGCTCGGCAGGCGACGGGTGGGCGATCGGTCATCGCGCTGCCGTCCACGGGGCGCCAGGGCACGGTGTCCCGGATCGTGGCGCGCTTGCCGGCGGGGGCGCGGGTGACGACGCCGCGCTTCATCGCGGACTACGTGGTGACCGAGTGGGGGGCGGCTTCGCTCCGCGGAAAAAGCGACGCCGGGAGGGCGCGGGAGCTGTGCCGCGTCGCCCACCCGGCGTTCAGGGAATCGTTGGAGCGAGGGGCCGCTACGTCTTGAGCTTGTCGATCTCGGCGAAGACCTCAGCGTCCTCGGGGAACCGGTAGGTGACCAGGTTGTCCCAGACGCGCTTGCCGTCGACGTCCACGAAGAAGACGCCGCCCCCGCTCTCCTTGAGCT encodes:
- a CDS encoding Rdx family protein; the protein is MQAAIKTKYGITAELKESGGGVFFVDVDGKRVWDNLVTYRFPEDAEVFAEIDKLKT